The following proteins come from a genomic window of Winogradskyella sp. PC-19:
- a CDS encoding DUF6638 family protein: MQKLKQANLYRSELIPVSGKLVERYNKCLVKLGFTATKLKKFSIDGVGWSPEVAEEKKDENYLCNGASNPHGIIISPLQNRKPVYSPYHSFDRDMMQLIFKSYSKKINDITRDSAIIIDFDQKIDTFYEPLDVLKYDEITINFHLMDNLYHQQREQFQLIEKFKTNHNFINEELQNQILESAKQYGDLRGRDLELPNLKFKSGSFYTKAFNGVYVLRDFIKTIVVFEDMESYKEAIKDTIHDVLIYHISQPELIEKLRDHIIIEVNLEDIVNTSKYDRIKKFEFAQLLTETQHPINDILSDSMLFKSYLNKIDIKSRKQVMSVELYLEKLERSNAFKLEDMVDEQMYFALHKPHSSLSVQHQDLIWRLLINVAPKDVLFLYWYNKDQFYKSYDTWDDSFRDWVIMTITKNI; encoded by the coding sequence ATGCAAAAACTAAAACAAGCAAATTTATACAGAAGTGAACTTATTCCAGTAAGTGGAAAACTCGTCGAACGTTATAACAAATGTTTAGTTAAGTTGGGTTTTACAGCTACCAAGCTCAAAAAGTTTTCAATTGATGGTGTAGGTTGGAGTCCAGAAGTTGCAGAAGAAAAAAAAGACGAAAATTATTTATGTAACGGTGCTTCAAACCCTCATGGTATTATTATTTCACCATTACAGAATAGAAAACCAGTGTATTCGCCGTATCATTCTTTTGACAGAGATATGATGCAATTAATTTTCAAGAGTTATTCGAAAAAGATTAATGACATTACTAGGGATTCTGCTATAATTATAGATTTTGACCAAAAAATTGATACGTTTTATGAACCTTTAGATGTACTTAAGTATGATGAGATTACCATTAATTTTCATCTAATGGATAATCTATACCATCAACAGCGCGAGCAATTTCAGTTGATTGAAAAGTTTAAAACCAATCATAATTTTATAAACGAAGAATTACAAAATCAAATTCTAGAATCAGCAAAGCAATATGGAGATTTAAGAGGTAGAGACTTAGAATTACCAAATCTAAAATTTAAGTCTGGTTCCTTTTATACTAAGGCATTCAATGGTGTTTATGTTTTAAGAGATTTTATAAAAACAATTGTTGTTTTTGAGGATATGGAATCTTATAAAGAAGCCATAAAAGACACAATACATGATGTTTTAATTTATCATATTTCTCAACCTGAATTAATCGAGAAACTTCGTGATCACATTATTATCGAGGTAAATCTCGAAGATATTGTCAATACAAGTAAATATGATAGAATTAAGAAATTCGAATTTGCACAACTATTGACTGAGACACAACATCCAATTAATGACATACTTTCAGACTCTATGTTGTTTAAGAGTTATCTCAATAAGATTGATATTAAATCTCGTAAGCAAGTTATGAGTGTTGAGTTATATCTTGAAAAATTAGAGCGTAGTAACGCTTTTAAATTAGAAGATATGGTAGACGAACAAATGTATTTTGCACTACATAAACCACATTCTTCATTATCTGTACAGCATCAAGATTTAATCTGGAGGCTTTTGATTAATGTAGCCCCAAAAGATGTATTGTTTTTATATTGGTATAACAAAGACCAGTTTTATAAGAGTTATGATACATGGGATGACTCGTTCAGGGATTGGGTGATTATGACTATTACTAAAAATATATAA